In Cotesia glomerata isolate CgM1 linkage group LG3, MPM_Cglom_v2.3, whole genome shotgun sequence, one genomic interval encodes:
- the LOC123262190 gene encoding uncharacterized protein LOC123262190 isoform X2 — MYFNYIILIFFGSIINFVYNAYPSNVSIINNNVSDAPQDLRVEIFDEFGNINDDNSHDSVLKFNISWLPPYSWCPTSYSIFINSMTVDQKNTISCPEESIFYTTTTTTTDDNLFNIVLPENSLLSDVPELQIRPSCTYEIQVFANPRANANSNAAKINITVPNCIGKLCNCDEASKLLPSVEVNASIADSKSILISWSTIHQLLNASDISSFIVGYSIPILISKNGIPVYNLTKLTSAPSNARSYIWHTESSVNSIFDKEMKIFVAAEDIHGCRGRMSDYIIKTNAQPLLMSITYSNQWLIWSTVLIICSIIIGLFTYIRNRGHENYKFILSNHVTSGISSIRISERNGWINTVLKKKNMLYADEIIETTETITDGYEISYDRIKISSELGKGQFGKVYLGYLDFVTNNNNNNEGEENGFPVAVKMMNPGNVDDKTAARRQLVYEIGTMKRAGSHPHLVKLIGCCTKLENPICIILEYVEGGDLLGYLHQLRDSLNKKLTSTHSTSELCSNENATPEVRLIAPNYVKYNSTAELTCDHTVAPDDLHKVEFLKDNKKILEYIRDRTDPFRKSPPAGLEFEHSLDGKTIKLNDVHFDASGSYSCLVSSTYPIYTESSDEVKLQVIVPQSDNPHITFKKAVYTVGEVLEANCTSAPANPVPHLTWLINGLEVIETRVTTFPYRQHQKHLMSVESQLSIEVSDLHAGKNGHLEISCRATIPNYLLHQKDYADIRTKTVTVEIIPGPSPTTSLAVLPRGLTPIVISSVLCVLHIYN; from the exons atgtattttaattatattatattaatcttCTTTggtagtattattaattttgtttataatgctTACCCAAGCAAtgtatcaataataaataataatgtgtCTGATGCGCCGCAAGACTTGAGAGTTGAAATATTTGATGAGTTTGGAAATATTAATGACGATAATAGTCATGATAGCgtgttaaaatttaacatttcgtGGTTGCCTCCATACTCATGGTGCCCTACATCATACAG tatttttattaattccatGACAGTTGatcaaaaaaatacaattagttGTCCTGaagaaagtattttttatacaacaacaacaacaacaacagatgataatctatttaatattgttcTTCCTGAGAATTCACTGTTATCAGATGTACCAGAATTACAAATCAGACCTAGTTGTACTTATGAAATTCAAGTTTTTGCAAATCCACGTGCAAATGCAAACTCCAACGCTGCTAAA attAACATAACAGTACCAAATTGTATAGGAAAATTATGTAATTGTGATGAAGCTTCGAAATTACTTCCTTCAGTTGAGGTAAATGCATCTATTGCCGACTCCAAAAGTATTCTTATTTCATGGAGTACAATACATCAGTTATTGAATGCATCAGATATTTCTTCATTCATCGTCGG atacTCAATACcaattttaatatctaaaaatgGAATTCCAGTCTacaatttgacaaaattaaCCAGTGCGCCGAGCAATGCCCGGTCGTATATCTGGCATACAGAATCATCagttaattcaatttttgataaagaaatgaaaatttttgtcgCTGCTGAAGATATTCACGGATGTCGCGGTCGAATGAgtgattatattattaaaacaaacgCCCAACCACTTCTGATGTCAATAACATACAGTAATCAA tGGCTAATATGGAGTACAGTACTTATAATTTGCTCAATAATTATCGGATTGTTCACTTACATTCGGAATCGAGGTCatgaaaattacaaattcattttatcaaatcACGTCACGTCTgg cATTAGTAGCATCAGAATATCAGAAAGAAACGGCTGGATAAATACtgttttaaagaagaaaaacatGCTTTATGCAGATGAAATTATCGAG acGACGGAAACGATAACCGATGGCTACGAAATATCGTATGACcgtattaaaatttcaagtgaACTCGGCAAAGGGCAGTTCGGCAAAGTTTACTTAGGCTATTTAGACTTtgtaactaataataataataataatgaaggaGAGGAAAATGGTTTTCCAGTAGCCGTAAAAATGATGAACCCGGGGAATGTTGATGACAAGACAGCGGCGCGTCGTCAATTGGTTTACGAGATTGGGACAATGAAACGTGCCGGATCTCATCCACATCTTGTTAAACTTATTGGCTGTTGTACGAAACTTGAGAATCcaatttgtattattttggAGTACGTCGAAGGCGGTGATTTGCTTGGTTATCTTCACCAATTGCGTGAtagtctaaataaaaaattaacatcaaCTCATTCAACATCAGAATTGTGCTCAAACGAGa ATGCAACACCAGAAGTACGGCTTATTGCGCCGAATTACGTCAAGTACAACAGTACAGCGGAACTGACGTGTGATCATACTGTTGCACCAGATGACCTTCATAaggttgaatttttaaaagataataaaaaaatattggaatATATAAGAGATCGTACAGATCCATTTAGAAAATCGCCGCCAGCCGGTTTAGAATTTGag caTTCGCTCGATGGCAAGacaatcaaattaaatgaTGTACACTTTGATGCCTCTGGCTCATATTCCTGCTTGGTAAGCTCTACTTATCCAATTTACACTGAAAGCTCGGACGAAGTAAAGCTGCAAGTTATag TACCTCAGTCGGATAATCCGCACATAACTTTCAAGAAGGCTGTTTACACAGTAGGAGAAGTCCTCGAGGCAAATTGTACCTCAGCTCCTGCGAATCCAGTTCCTCATTTGACATGGCTCATCAATGGATTAGAA GTTATTGAAACACGCGTTACAACTTTCCCGTACCGTCAACACCAAAAACATTTAATGTCAGTAGAATCACAGCTATCTATTGAAGTTTCTGATTTACATGCCGGGAAAAATGGACATTTGGAAATAAGTTGCCGAGCAACAATACCAAACTATTTGCTTCATCAAAAAGATTACGCTGACATTAGAACAAAGACTGTAACAG TGGAAATAATTCCTGGTCCCTCTCCGACAACTTCGTTGGCTGTTCTTCCACGTGGACTCACACCGATCGTTATTTCAAGCGTATTGTGTGTGTTACACAtctataattaa
- the LOC123262190 gene encoding receptor-like tyrosine-protein kinase kin-15 isoform X1, translating into MYFNYIILIFFGSIINFVYNAYPSNVSIINNNVSDAPQDLRVEIFDEFGNINDDNSHDSVLKFNISWLPPYSWCPTSYSIFINSMTVDQKNTISCPEESIFYTTTTTTTDDNLFNIVLPENSLLSDVPELQIRPSCTYEIQVFANPRANANSNAAKINITVPNCIGKLCNCDEASKLLPSVEVNASIADSKSILISWSTIHQLLNASDISSFIVGYSIPILISKNGIPVYNLTKLTSAPSNARSYIWHTESSVNSIFDKEMKIFVAAEDIHGCRGRMSDYIIKTNAQPLLMSITYSNQWLIWSTVLIICSIIIGLFTYIRNRGHENYKFILSNHVTSGISSIRISERNGWINTVLKKKNMLYADEIIETTETITDGYEISYDRIKISSELGKGQFGKVYLGYLDFVTNNNNNNEGEENGFPVAVKMMNPGNVDDKTAARRQLVYEIGTMKRAGSHPHLVKLIGCCTKLENPICIILEYVEGGDLLGYLHQLRDSLNKKLTSTHSTSELCSNENCSNGNCKHSKQSGSLITDSFSISSLATNSITPEDNNNHSYTPNVTYENSVKKNIHHSTTGGTVDNYRFINFAMDIARGMEYLEQKYIVHRDLAARNILVTSNLKLKISDFGLSRDGIYVIGQSGNGVRRLPVRWMAPEALRDRAFTFKSDVWSYGVVLWEILTLGAFPYAEIQDDKLLQYIVMNNCRLKCPDNISPEFYYFLQSCWSTEPSKRPNFHQISHQLTVFSADFSTSIYNPSYNIVTL; encoded by the exons atgtattttaattatattatattaatcttCTTTggtagtattattaattttgtttataatgctTACCCAAGCAAtgtatcaataataaataataatgtgtCTGATGCGCCGCAAGACTTGAGAGTTGAAATATTTGATGAGTTTGGAAATATTAATGACGATAATAGTCATGATAGCgtgttaaaatttaacatttcgtGGTTGCCTCCATACTCATGGTGCCCTACATCATACAG tatttttattaattccatGACAGTTGatcaaaaaaatacaattagttGTCCTGaagaaagtattttttatacaacaacaacaacaacaacagatgataatctatttaatattgttcTTCCTGAGAATTCACTGTTATCAGATGTACCAGAATTACAAATCAGACCTAGTTGTACTTATGAAATTCAAGTTTTTGCAAATCCACGTGCAAATGCAAACTCCAACGCTGCTAAA attAACATAACAGTACCAAATTGTATAGGAAAATTATGTAATTGTGATGAAGCTTCGAAATTACTTCCTTCAGTTGAGGTAAATGCATCTATTGCCGACTCCAAAAGTATTCTTATTTCATGGAGTACAATACATCAGTTATTGAATGCATCAGATATTTCTTCATTCATCGTCGG atacTCAATACcaattttaatatctaaaaatgGAATTCCAGTCTacaatttgacaaaattaaCCAGTGCGCCGAGCAATGCCCGGTCGTATATCTGGCATACAGAATCATCagttaattcaatttttgataaagaaatgaaaatttttgtcgCTGCTGAAGATATTCACGGATGTCGCGGTCGAATGAgtgattatattattaaaacaaacgCCCAACCACTTCTGATGTCAATAACATACAGTAATCAA tGGCTAATATGGAGTACAGTACTTATAATTTGCTCAATAATTATCGGATTGTTCACTTACATTCGGAATCGAGGTCatgaaaattacaaattcattttatcaaatcACGTCACGTCTgg cATTAGTAGCATCAGAATATCAGAAAGAAACGGCTGGATAAATACtgttttaaagaagaaaaacatGCTTTATGCAGATGAAATTATCGAG acGACGGAAACGATAACCGATGGCTACGAAATATCGTATGACcgtattaaaatttcaagtgaACTCGGCAAAGGGCAGTTCGGCAAAGTTTACTTAGGCTATTTAGACTTtgtaactaataataataataataatgaaggaGAGGAAAATGGTTTTCCAGTAGCCGTAAAAATGATGAACCCGGGGAATGTTGATGACAAGACAGCGGCGCGTCGTCAATTGGTTTACGAGATTGGGACAATGAAACGTGCCGGATCTCATCCACATCTTGTTAAACTTATTGGCTGTTGTACGAAACTTGAGAATCcaatttgtattattttggAGTACGTCGAAGGCGGTGATTTGCTTGGTTATCTTCACCAATTGCGTGAtagtctaaataaaaaattaacatcaaCTCATTCAACATCAGAATTGTGCTCAAACGAGa attgttCTAACGGAAATTGTAAACACAGTAAACAAAGTGGCTCTTTAATAACTGATAGTTTTTCTATTTCATCGCTAGCTACTAATTCAATTACACCTGAAGACAATAACAATCACTCTTATACGCCGAATGTCACCTACgaaaatagtgttaaaaaaaatattcatcacTCAACAACAGGTGGCACGGTTGATAACTATCGATTTATTAACTTTGCAATGGACATTGCTCGCGGAATGGAATATTtagaacaaaaatatattgttcATAGAGATTTGGCTGCAAGAAATATTCTCGTTACctcaaatttgaaattaaaa atttcaGACTTTGGACTGTCTCGAGACGGGATCTATGTAATTGGACAAAGTGGTAATGGAGTACGACGACTACCAGTACGTTGGATGGCACCGGAAGCTCTTCGAGATCGtgcttttacttttaaaagtGACGTGTGGTCTTACGGAGTGGTGCTGTGGGAAATATTAACACTGGGTGCCTTTCCTTACGCCGAAATACAAGATGACAAATTACTCCAGTACATTGTCATGAATAATTGCCGTTTAAAATGTCCTGACAATATTTCACCAGAATTTTACTACTTTTTACAATCATGCTGGTCTACAGAGCCGTCCAAACGGCCCAATTTCCATCAAATTTCCCATCAGCTTACCGTATTTTCCGCTGATTTCAGTACATCCATTTATAATCCCTCTTACAATATCGTAACACTTTAA
- the LOC123262200 gene encoding chymotrypsin-like protease CTRL-1 isoform X1, with amino-acid sequence MNPWLFVVVAGSANLKFAPTWQVQNIYRFIPHQEFHFRTMINDIGLIQLIKPFHVTNYVRFIRLPRARVDLRENHICSTMGWGDTKMINAPKILREVWLPLMANEECEKYLGGELPMQQMCAGKKEGGVDACQVWEIVHIYTIIDINIGVSIFWKIINKTDCPFFCLCRVTAVAHLFAIISKWVSYLGDMDVLNVTHQEFILELIVIYLGSTVLCSEIIHRLSSTTIISFLSLSS; translated from the exons ATGAATCCTTGGCTTTTTGTAGTCGTAGCAGGTAGTGCTAATCTTAAATTTGCCCCCACATGGCAAGTCCAGAATATTTATAGGTTTATACCGCATCAAGAATTTCATTTTCGGACAATGATTAATGATATTGGTCTTATACAg CTAATCAAACCATTTCATGTAACTAATTACGTTCGTTTCATAAGACTTCCCCGGGCAAGAGTTGATCTTCGTGAAAATCATATTTGTTCCACAATGGGATGGGGAGACACTAAAATGATCAATGCG cccAAGATACTGAGAGAAGTATGGCTACCATTAATGGCGAATGAAGAGTGTGAAAAATATCTAGGAGGTGAATTGCCAATGCAACAAATGTGTGCAGGGAAAAAAGAGGGTGGCGTTGACGCCTGTCAAGTATGGGAAATTGttcatatatatacaataatagatataaatataggAGTATCAATCTTCTGGAAGATAATCAATAAAACAGATTGTCCCTTTTTTTGTTTGTGTAGGGTGACAGCGGTGGCCCACTTATTTGCGATAATATCCAAGTGGGTATCGTATCTTGGGGATATGGATGTGCTGAACGTCACTCACCAGGAGTTTATACTAGAGTTGATCGTTATTTACCTTGGATCTACCGTACTATGCTCAGAAATTATTCATCGACTATCTTCTACAACTATTATCTCCTTCTTATCATTGTCATCGTAA
- the LOC123262200 gene encoding trypsin-3-like isoform X2, with the protein MNPWLFVVVAGSANLKFAPTWQVQNIYRFIPHQEFHFRTMINDIGLIQLIKPFHVTNYVRFIRLPRARVDLRENHICSTMGWGDTKMINAPKILREVWLPLMANEECEKYLGGELPMQQMCAGKKEGGVDACQGDSGGPLICDNIQVGIVSWGYGCAERHSPGVYTRVDRYLPWIYRTMLRNYSSTIFYNYYLLLIIVIVIITSSSTFN; encoded by the exons ATGAATCCTTGGCTTTTTGTAGTCGTAGCAGGTAGTGCTAATCTTAAATTTGCCCCCACATGGCAAGTCCAGAATATTTATAGGTTTATACCGCATCAAGAATTTCATTTTCGGACAATGATTAATGATATTGGTCTTATACAg CTAATCAAACCATTTCATGTAACTAATTACGTTCGTTTCATAAGACTTCCCCGGGCAAGAGTTGATCTTCGTGAAAATCATATTTGTTCCACAATGGGATGGGGAGACACTAAAATGATCAATGCG cccAAGATACTGAGAGAAGTATGGCTACCATTAATGGCGAATGAAGAGTGTGAAAAATATCTAGGAGGTGAATTGCCAATGCAACAAATGTGTGCAGGGAAAAAAGAGGGTGGCGTTGACGCCTGTCAA GGTGACAGCGGTGGCCCACTTATTTGCGATAATATCCAAGTGGGTATCGTATCTTGGGGATATGGATGTGCTGAACGTCACTCACCAGGAGTTTATACTAGAGTTGATCGTTATTTACCTTGGATCTACCGTACTATGCTCAGAAATTATTCATCGACTATCTTCTACAACTATTATCTCCTTCTTATCATTGTCATCGTAATAATCACCTCTTCATCAACCTTCAACtga
- the LOC123261485 gene encoding WD repeat-containing protein 74: MNFKDDFDIFVGGKSGVFKGVKIDKNKCIVKNIQNLVSITKDHEVTTMSWGDDDEKDVLIGCGSAENRSVKVYDSQHLAFSTSFSCNVSAGKIRGISHYNNCIITAVESGDINLWRRSESIKVIKTNEDLHAMRHNKFNKNIIATGGKEHPLQLYDLEQDKVTFKEKNVRHDWLEMRVPIWVSDIGFLPDSSKIATCSRYGYVRLYDPLIQKRPVINIEVKDQALTTLAIAPKENHIVVGSGKGIMNLVDLRKPGKVLNTYKGFVGGITAISCPKNNPYIVSVGLDRYLRVHNINTKELLQKVYLTSRLSSMVLRSEFVLKEVESKENITNDENIQIIDDSEIKNDAEYDEMFNNMQVICNDKKEPNYNENRIKKRKIVKEN; this comes from the exons atgaaTTTCAAGGATGACTTTGACATATTTGTCGGTGGAAAATCTGGAGTATTTAAAg gagttaaaattgataaaaataaatgtatagtgaaaaatatacaaaatttagTATCAATTACAAAAGATCATGAAGTGACAACAATGTCTTGGGGCGATGATGATGAAAAAGATGTTCTTATTGGTTGTGGGTCTGCTGAGAATCGAAG tgTAAAAGTTTACGACTCACAACATTTGGCTTTTTCGACTTCGTTTTCTTGCAATGTCAGTGCTGGAAAAATTCGAGGAATTTCTCATTACAATaa TTGTATAATAACAGCAGTAGAATCTGGAGACATTAATCTATGGAGACGCAGTGAAagtataaaagttataaaaacgAATGAGGATTTGCACGCTATGAGAcacaataaattcaataaaaatataatagcaACCGGAGGGAAAGAGCATCCTTTGCAATTATATGATTTGGAGCAAGACAAAGTAacattcaaagaaaaaaacgtTCGACATGACTGGTTGGAGATGCGTGTACCCATATGGGTATCTGATATTGGTTTTTTACCTGATTCATCTAAGATAGCAACTTGCAGTCGCTATGGATAc gtaCGTTTGTATGATCCTCTTATACAAAAAAGGCcagttattaatattgaagTCAAAGATCAAGCTCTAACTACTCTAGCAATTGCGCCAaaagaaaa tcatATCGTAGTAGGCTCCGGCAAGGGAATAATGAATTTAGTTGATTTACGTAAACCTGGAAAGGTATTGAACACTTATAAAGGCTTTGTTGGTGGTATTACTGCCATTTCTTGCCCTAAAAATAATCCGTACATTGTAAGTGTTGGGTTAGATCGATATTTACGTGTTCATAATATTAATACCAAGGAATTGTTACAAAAA GTTTATTTGACATCAAGACTGAGTAGTATGGTGTTGAGATCTGAGTTTGTCTTGAAAGAAGTAGAAAGTAAAGAAAACATAACGAATGATGAAAATATCCAGATAATCGACGATAGTGAAATTAAAAACGACGCAGAATACGATGAAATGTTTAATAACATGCAAGTAAtttgtaatgataaaaaagaaccaaattataatgaaaatcgtatcaaaaaaagaaaaattgtaaaagaaaa tTGA